GGTAGCCTGGAGCCGCGTGTTTGGCGTTTTGAATTGCGCTGTCAGCCTCCCGGTAATCTGATTGCTAAAGGGGTGCGTTTGCGGCTGCTCACTGAGGATTTGCTGGGCTTCGAGAACCATGAGGATGTTGCTGATTCCGCAAGGGATCTACTTTATGTTGAAGTAGCTCTAGCGCTTGGCGAAGCACTGGTCTGGGAAGTGGAGCCCCTGCCGGATGACTATGATCGAGAGATTCTGCGCTTGTAGATTTCTAGCCTTTAGTTCGCACATTCCTAGTCAAGAATGTGTTGGCCAACCCACTGATTCTTGAGTCAATTTTCAGCAGAGGGGCATGCAACGATTTACCACTCAATTGCGCGTTCGCTATCACGAAATGGACCCCCTTGGCCATGTGAACAATGCTGTGTATTTGCACTATTTGGAACAGGCTGCTATTGAACATTCTGAGTATCTAGGCTTTGGTGAGGCGCGCTACCGTGAGTTGGGTGGCATCTTTGTGCTGCGTCGGATGCAAGTTGAGTATTTGCGTCCGGCTGTCGCTGGTGACACACTTGCAGTTGAAACCTGGTTGCAAGAAATGCGTGGTCCCAGAGTCATTCGTCGCTACGAAATTCGCAGACGAAACGGAGCGGACTTGTTAGTCATAGCAGAGGCAGTCTGGGTTTGGGTCGATGCAGCATCCGTACGGCCAAAAGCCATTCCCGCCTCTATTCTGGAGGTGTTTCAAGCGGCCAGCCAAACGACTAACGAGGTCATAACCAACTCAGTGAGCTAGAGCTTGCGAGCAGGGTTGTGGATGGCTGTTCAGTTCCTGAGCAAGGCTGATCAACC
This genomic window from Leptolyngbya sp. FACHB-261 contains:
- a CDS encoding thioesterase family protein, with the translated sequence MQRFTTQLRVRYHEMDPLGHVNNAVYLHYLEQAAIEHSEYLGFGEARYRELGGIFVLRRMQVEYLRPAVAGDTLAVETWLQEMRGPRVIRRYEIRRRNGADLLVIAEAVWVWVDAASVRPKAIPASILEVFQAASQTTNEVITNSVS